In Myxococcales bacterium, a single genomic region encodes these proteins:
- a CDS encoding ABC transporter permease: MSDSALPLSRRPREGFITATLRLIGTTAMELTLAGRDLFSVFARTLYFLTTRRRDRATLMRQAFEMGNRSVFFLVVTMGFIGTILIYQGGLQLKRVVPDFSQLGANFLQLLVRDIAASIGALMLATRIGAGIAAEIGSMVVTEQVDALRMCSADPIDFLVVPRFVAGLVMTGFLIVLGGAVAFGAGALTAHIAFEVPFEVFITARSVRLGDLVTGAAKCVAYGAAIPLVSSYCGLSTFGGSEGVGWATTRAVVNSSLAILMLNFFISGVALLIFPP; encoded by the coding sequence ATGAGCGACTCGGCCCTCCCCCTCTCGCGCCGTCCAAGGGAGGGCTTCATCACGGCGACGCTACGGCTCATCGGTACGACGGCGATGGAGCTCACACTCGCCGGTCGCGACCTGTTCTCCGTCTTCGCGCGGACGCTCTACTTCCTGACGACGCGGCGCCGCGATCGCGCAACGCTCATGCGCCAGGCTTTCGAGATGGGCAACAGGAGCGTCTTCTTCCTGGTCGTCACGATGGGGTTCATCGGAACGATCCTCATCTACCAAGGCGGACTGCAGCTCAAGCGTGTCGTGCCAGATTTCTCCCAACTCGGCGCGAACTTTCTTCAGCTCCTCGTGCGCGACATCGCAGCCTCCATCGGCGCCCTCATGCTCGCGACGCGCATCGGCGCCGGCATCGCGGCCGAGATCGGGTCCATGGTCGTGACCGAGCAGGTCGACGCGCTGCGCATGTGCTCGGCCGATCCCATCGATTTTCTCGTCGTGCCGCGCTTCGTGGCGGGCCTCGTGATGACCGGCTTCCTCATCGTCTTGGGCGGCGCCGTAGCCTTCGGCGCTGGCGCGTTGACGGCGCACATCGCCTTCGAGGTTCCCTTCGAGGTCTTCATCACGGCGCGCTCGGTTCGCTTGGGCGACTTGGTCACGGGCGCCGCCAAGTGCGTCGCCTACGGAGCCGCCATCCCCCTCGTCAGCAGCTATTGCGGGCTCTCGACCTTCGGCGGCTCCGAGGGAGTCGGGTGGGCGACGACGCGCGCCGTGGTGAACTCTTCCTTGGCGATCTTGATGCTCAACTTCTTCATCTCGGGCGTCGCGCTCCTGATCTTCCCGCCGTGA
- a CDS encoding ATP-binding cassette domain-containing protein: MIRFKNLVKSFGPKRVLDDVSFDVQRGEVFFIIGASGVGKSVLIKHLIGLLAPDGGEIWLDDHEVSRLPEEGMFDVRKKCAMVFQHSTLFDSMSCAENVALPLRKHKHLGMKDALAEARRRLEVVHMQEFADRFPSELGDGMRKRVAIARALTLDPEYVLFDEPTTSLDPVSARRVDKLIRELSDRLGVTSIVVSHDLVSIFSIADRIVMLYRGKVKKIGTREEFRTSGDAIIDQFIHGRASGPMEA; the protein is encoded by the coding sequence GTGATTCGCTTCAAGAACCTCGTCAAGTCGTTCGGCCCGAAGCGCGTCCTCGACGACGTCAGCTTCGACGTGCAGCGCGGCGAGGTCTTCTTCATCATCGGCGCATCGGGCGTGGGCAAGAGCGTGCTCATCAAGCACTTGATTGGCCTTCTGGCGCCCGACGGCGGTGAGATCTGGCTCGACGATCACGAGGTGAGCCGCCTCCCCGAAGAGGGCATGTTCGACGTTCGAAAGAAGTGCGCCATGGTGTTCCAACACTCCACGCTCTTCGATTCGATGTCGTGCGCCGAGAACGTCGCCTTGCCGCTCCGAAAGCACAAGCACCTCGGAATGAAGGACGCGCTCGCCGAGGCCCGGCGCCGCCTCGAAGTCGTCCACATGCAAGAGTTCGCCGACCGCTTCCCCTCGGAGCTCGGCGACGGAATGCGAAAACGCGTGGCCATCGCGCGGGCCCTCACGCTCGACCCCGAATACGTCCTCTTTGACGAGCCCACGACCTCGCTCGATCCGGTCAGCGCGAGGCGCGTGGACAAGCTCATCCGCGAGCTGTCCGATCGACTTGGCGTGACCTCCATCGTGGTCAGCCACGATCTCGTGAGCATCTTCTCCATCGCCGATCGCATCGTCATGCTCTACCGGGGCAAGGTGAAGAAGATCGGCACGCGGGAAGAGTTCAGAACCAGCGGCGACGCCATCATCGATCAGTTCATCCACGGTCGCGCCAGCGGCCCCATGGAGGCGTGA
- a CDS encoding MCE family protein, whose protein sequence is MALLGGLVLVMSGLSLERAYPVYVDFDNPGGLQSGAPVRMAGVRVGNVKELRFMGGIIDPKTKRRTLVRAELSVYQRVKESIREDATFYVTTQGVLGEQFLAIDPGSPERPMLADGAIVKGIDPPRLDLFLAKAYELLDVTITGIRNNRELIAEIAQSTATLLKGLASVVTDQRERIDRIAQNLEALSVESTGLVKDVRGRVNDPRLTRTLENVDRIAADVQRDSAPLLKDARETLANLNRTTALVGDPKEQERYKKALRDLAELLGRANVTAADAQTVVAKIKRGEGTVGALVMDEEIYDDIQEMVRDLKHNPWKFLWRE, encoded by the coding sequence ATGGCCCTGCTTGGGGGCCTCGTCCTCGTCATGAGCGGCTTGAGCCTCGAGCGCGCGTACCCGGTGTACGTCGACTTCGACAACCCGGGAGGGCTTCAGTCGGGCGCGCCGGTGCGCATGGCCGGCGTCCGCGTGGGCAACGTCAAAGAGCTCCGCTTTATGGGCGGCATCATCGATCCGAAGACCAAGCGCCGCACGCTGGTGCGGGCCGAGCTGTCCGTCTATCAGCGCGTCAAGGAGTCGATCCGCGAGGATGCGACCTTCTACGTGACGACGCAGGGCGTCCTCGGCGAGCAGTTCTTGGCGATCGATCCCGGCTCCCCCGAGCGCCCCATGCTGGCCGACGGCGCCATCGTCAAAGGCATCGACCCGCCGCGCCTCGACCTCTTTTTGGCCAAGGCCTACGAGCTGCTCGACGTCACCATCACGGGCATTCGAAACAACCGCGAGCTCATCGCCGAGATCGCGCAGAGCACGGCCACGCTCCTCAAGGGCCTCGCCAGCGTTGTCACAGACCAGCGCGAGCGCATCGATCGCATCGCGCAGAACCTCGAGGCGTTGAGCGTCGAGTCGACGGGCCTGGTGAAAGACGTCCGCGGCCGCGTCAACGATCCGCGGCTGACGCGCACCCTCGAGAACGTCGACCGCATCGCCGCCGACGTGCAACGCGACTCGGCTCCCCTCTTGAAGGACGCTCGCGAGACGCTCGCGAACCTCAACCGCACAACGGCCCTCGTGGGCGACCCCAAGGAGCAAGAGCGCTACAAGAAGGCGCTCCGCGACCTCGCCGAGCTCTTGGGCCGAGCCAACGTCACCGCCGCCGATGCGCAGACCGTGGTGGCCAAGATCAAACGGGGCGAAGGCACCGTCGGCGCCCTCGTGATGGACGAGGAGATCTACGACGACATCCAGGAGATGGTGCGGGACCTCAAGCACAACCCCTGGAAGTTCTTGTGGCGCGAATGA
- a CDS encoding biotin/lipoyl-binding carrier protein, with amino-acid sequence MATDVRAHITGTVWKIEVTVGEAVSEGQTCVILESMKMEMPVEAPASGTVASIACTEGQAVSEGDVLLVLQ; translated from the coding sequence ATGGCCACAGACGTTCGCGCCCACATCACAGGCACGGTTTGGAAGATCGAAGTGACGGTCGGCGAAGCCGTCTCGGAGGGCCAGACCTGCGTCATCTTGGAGTCCATGAAGATGGAAATGCCGGTTGAGGCTCCCGCCTCGGGAACCGTCGCATCCATCGCCTGCACCGAAGGACAGGCCGTCTCCGAGGGTGACGTGCTCCTGGTGCTCCAGTAG
- the pyrF gene encoding orotidine-5'-phosphate decarboxylase gives MIAKERLIFALDVASRRAGETLLDDGGLASGLGMLKIGLELFVAEGPGVVTLGAERKLPVFLDLKLHDIPETVERAVGRAVDLGVRFLTVHASGGPKMLERAVRRTEGSITSIVAVTVLTSLDDADLAATGVARGTAEHAALLAHAASLAGVRAFVCSPREVSALRRALPSPAAFTFITPGVRLAGAASSDQKRTATAAEAIADGADYVVVGRPIRDAAKPADVATVMVREIEEGLARRCV, from the coding sequence ATGATCGCGAAGGAGCGGCTCATCTTCGCCCTCGACGTCGCGTCGCGAAGGGCCGGAGAGACGTTGCTCGACGATGGCGGTCTCGCGAGCGGCCTCGGGATGCTCAAGATCGGCCTCGAACTCTTCGTGGCCGAGGGGCCCGGCGTCGTGACGCTCGGCGCCGAGCGGAAATTGCCCGTCTTCTTGGACCTGAAGCTCCACGACATCCCCGAGACCGTCGAGCGAGCCGTGGGGCGCGCCGTCGACCTCGGCGTCCGATTCCTTACGGTCCACGCCAGCGGCGGCCCGAAGATGCTTGAACGCGCCGTGCGCCGCACCGAGGGCTCCATCACGAGCATCGTTGCCGTGACCGTCCTGACCTCCCTCGACGACGCCGATCTCGCCGCCACGGGCGTCGCCCGCGGCACTGCCGAGCATGCCGCGCTCTTGGCGCACGCGGCCTCCCTGGCGGGCGTGCGCGCCTTCGTCTGCTCCCCGCGAGAGGTGAGCGCGCTGCGCAGAGCGTTGCCATCGCCGGCAGCGTTCACTTTCATCACGCCGGGGGTACGCCTCGCCGGCGCCGCCTCGTCTGATCAGAAGCGAACCGCGACGGCCGCCGAGGCCATCGCCGATGGCGCCGACTACGTCGTCGTCGGAAGACCCATCCGTGACGCCGCCAAGCCCGCTGACGTCGCCACTGTCATGGTCCGTGAAATCGAGGAAGGACTTGCGCGCCGATGCGTCTGA
- the rlmB gene encoding 23S rRNA (guanosine(2251)-2'-O)-methyltransferase RlmB, giving the protein MRLIVGMQPVREAIAAHGEKLGRVLVAKDGGPKVDALSRFARDRGAKVETVERRELDSIARGAYHQNVIAYAPELAFVEAADLVVLDKPIVLALDEIEDPQNFGAIVRSAVALGAAAVMWPEHHSAPLTPATFRASAGAIEHARLCRVSSLPSALAELKAAGFAIVGLDANGDADLSTMALRAPLVLVVGAEGKGLRKPVKGACDALARLPMRGPVASLNASVAAAVALYEVTRAT; this is encoded by the coding sequence ATGCGTCTGATCGTTGGAATGCAGCCGGTGCGCGAAGCCATCGCAGCGCACGGTGAGAAGCTGGGCCGGGTTCTCGTGGCCAAAGACGGAGGCCCCAAGGTCGATGCGCTTTCGCGCTTCGCGCGCGACCGCGGCGCCAAGGTAGAGACCGTGGAGCGACGCGAGCTCGACTCCATCGCGCGGGGCGCCTACCACCAAAACGTCATCGCCTACGCGCCCGAGCTGGCGTTCGTAGAGGCGGCCGATCTCGTCGTCCTCGACAAGCCCATCGTGCTCGCCCTCGACGAAATCGAAGATCCGCAAAACTTTGGGGCCATCGTCCGGAGCGCAGTGGCGCTCGGCGCTGCCGCGGTGATGTGGCCCGAACACCACTCGGCACCGCTCACGCCGGCGACCTTCCGCGCTTCCGCGGGCGCCATCGAGCACGCGCGCCTTTGCCGCGTGTCGTCTTTGCCGAGCGCGCTCGCCGAGCTCAAAGCGGCGGGCTTCGCCATCGTCGGCCTCGATGCCAACGGCGACGCGGACCTCTCCACCATGGCGCTCCGCGCGCCGCTCGTGCTGGTCGTCGGCGCCGAAGGCAAAGGCCTAAGGAAGCCGGTCAAAGGCGCCTGCGACGCGCTCGCGCGGCTCCCGATGCGCGGGCCGGTGGCCTCGCTGAACGCTTCTGTCGCCGCCGCCGTGGCGCTCTATGAAGTGACACGTGCGACGTGA
- a CDS encoding TetR/AcrR family transcriptional regulator, which translates to MNLEGTRGRKDEILDQATRLFAERGFAGCSMNDLAEAVGLRKASLFHHFPSKDLLYGAVLERLVMELGSSIAAAVTPGGPWEEMLDRMTDGVVGAFSRHPFAARIVAREMMDWGAFAQARHADLVAPVLVASDAFLKAGMDAGAFRVQDRPQLLLTLIGLHVMPFAIGRMAQHLTGLDVGTAAFVDARRSAARVQIRALVLA; encoded by the coding sequence ATGAACCTCGAAGGGACGCGCGGCCGCAAGGACGAGATCCTCGACCAGGCGACGCGTCTCTTTGCGGAGCGGGGCTTCGCGGGTTGCAGCATGAACGACCTCGCGGAGGCGGTGGGCCTCCGCAAGGCGTCGCTGTTTCACCACTTCCCCAGCAAGGATCTGCTCTACGGCGCGGTCCTCGAGCGCCTCGTGATGGAGCTCGGCTCGAGCATCGCGGCGGCCGTCACGCCGGGCGGGCCATGGGAGGAGATGCTCGACCGGATGACCGACGGCGTCGTTGGCGCGTTCTCTCGACACCCCTTCGCGGCGCGCATCGTGGCCCGCGAGATGATGGACTGGGGGGCTTTCGCCCAGGCGCGCCACGCGGACCTTGTGGCGCCGGTGCTCGTGGCGTCGGACGCGTTCTTGAAAGCTGGCATGGATGCCGGGGCCTTCCGGGTCCAGGATCGCCCGCAGTTGCTCCTCACGCTCATCGGGCTCCACGTGATGCCGTTTGCCATCGGCCGCATGGCGCAGCACCTGACGGGGCTCGATGTCGGCACCGCCGCCTTCGTCGACGCACGCCGGAGTGCCGCAAGAGTTCAGATCCGCGCGCTCGTCTTGGCCTAG
- a CDS encoding DUF4388 domain-containing protein yields the protein MADRDDALLRVDSTGTVHPVGRVASQMLRARNGEWRIQWSPSDVIFLRADRAGPVLKLAGEVRAPGAVCDTISLIAQSNWHGELVVVDETGMRSLYFDQGNLVGAATTVEAERLGEVLYRFGVVTRTQVEETVASAKATGKRFGEAALELEFVTQKELFEMIRRQAEEVFFGTMLVSEGMFYFFDRYEAQMLTRHNLPTAGLLMEGARRMDEMRYFREKIPSETYIVVPTGKDKKVPDELAEVFAQVDGKRSVAEIGRRIGQLEFEVSQAVFQLLSGGFATMMAPRPEGAEAIVDAFNPGLAEIHRRCDESGKGGELRDGLSRFATGGGVYDPLFMGAGPLADGTLKPERVAKNLAALAGEDPDAWLTQLLHEYVGFALFHAGSILPREVEPELVSAVTEILKPVRVPEGQGSEPSMTGPFGDASILDDV from the coding sequence ATGGCGGACCGCGACGACGCCCTCCTGCGCGTCGACAGCACCGGTACCGTGCACCCAGTCGGGCGCGTGGCCAGTCAGATGCTCCGAGCTCGCAACGGCGAGTGGCGGATCCAATGGAGTCCGAGCGACGTCATCTTCTTGCGGGCCGATCGCGCTGGGCCTGTCCTCAAGCTGGCCGGTGAAGTCAGGGCGCCGGGCGCCGTGTGCGACACCATTTCGCTCATCGCTCAGTCCAACTGGCATGGCGAACTCGTCGTGGTCGACGAGACGGGCATGCGGTCGCTCTACTTCGACCAGGGAAACCTTGTTGGCGCCGCCACCACTGTCGAGGCGGAGCGCCTCGGCGAGGTGCTGTACCGCTTCGGCGTCGTGACGCGCACGCAGGTCGAAGAGACCGTGGCGTCGGCAAAGGCCACGGGCAAGCGCTTCGGCGAAGCCGCCCTTGAGCTCGAGTTCGTCACGCAGAAAGAACTCTTCGAGATGATCCGTCGCCAGGCCGAGGAGGTCTTCTTCGGGACGATGCTCGTCAGCGAGGGCATGTTCTACTTCTTCGACCGGTACGAAGCGCAGATGCTCACGCGGCACAACCTGCCAACGGCGGGCCTCCTGATGGAGGGAGCGCGGCGCATGGACGAGATGCGCTACTTTCGGGAAAAGATCCCGAGCGAGACGTACATCGTCGTGCCGACGGGGAAAGACAAGAAGGTCCCCGACGAGCTCGCGGAGGTCTTCGCGCAAGTCGATGGCAAACGGAGCGTGGCGGAGATCGGCCGTCGCATCGGCCAGCTCGAGTTTGAGGTCTCGCAGGCCGTCTTCCAGCTCCTAAGCGGCGGCTTCGCCACGATGATGGCTCCCCGCCCCGAAGGCGCCGAGGCCATCGTCGACGCCTTCAATCCGGGCCTCGCCGAGATTCACCGTCGTTGCGACGAGTCGGGGAAGGGCGGTGAGCTTCGCGACGGCCTCTCGCGCTTCGCGACCGGCGGCGGCGTCTACGATCCGCTCTTCATGGGCGCCGGGCCGCTCGCCGACGGCACCTTGAAGCCCGAACGCGTCGCCAAGAACCTCGCGGCGCTCGCCGGCGAGGACCCCGACGCGTGGCTCACGCAGCTTCTGCACGAGTACGTCGGCTTCGCGCTCTTCCACGCCGGCTCGATCCTGCCTCGCGAGGTCGAGCCCGAGCTCGTCTCGGCGGTAACCGAGATCCTGAAGCCGGTGCGCGTGCCGGAAGGGCAAGGGTCCGAGCCATCCATGACGGGCCCCTTCGGCGACGCGTCGATCCTGGACGACGTATGA
- a CDS encoding MoxR family ATPase codes for MADPAPKSGPPAPGSPGPGPASTPEALGRALAGASYLANDRLALTAWLALALDKPLLVEGPAGVGKTDLARALAEALGRERLRLQCYEGLDEAKALYEWDYAKQILFTQLLQGTLAARTAGASTVAEALDRLEGEASAFFGPRFLLARPLLAALTAEAPVVLLIDEVDRADPEFEAFLLELLGEKQVTIPELGTVRAKHSPLVVLTTNGTRDMTDALRRRCLHAFVDYPTPSREVAILELRVPGIGRALAEKLATVAAAVRAMDLRKAPSISESVDWARALVLLGKNALDADTARETLGLLLKYEEDRARVEGKLDALL; via the coding sequence ATGGCTGATCCCGCCCCGAAAAGTGGCCCCCCGGCCCCCGGCTCCCCCGGCCCGGGCCCTGCGAGCACGCCGGAGGCGCTCGGCAGGGCCTTGGCTGGCGCGTCGTACCTCGCGAACGACCGACTCGCCCTGACGGCCTGGTTGGCGCTGGCGCTCGACAAGCCGCTGCTGGTCGAGGGGCCCGCCGGTGTAGGGAAAACGGATCTCGCCCGGGCCCTCGCCGAGGCCTTGGGCCGCGAGCGTCTGCGGCTCCAGTGCTACGAGGGCCTCGACGAGGCGAAAGCCCTCTACGAGTGGGACTACGCCAAGCAGATCCTCTTCACGCAGCTCCTTCAGGGGACGCTGGCGGCGCGGACCGCGGGCGCGTCCACCGTCGCCGAGGCGCTCGATCGCCTCGAGGGCGAGGCCTCGGCATTCTTCGGTCCCCGCTTTCTCTTGGCGCGCCCCCTGCTCGCGGCCCTAACAGCGGAGGCGCCTGTCGTGTTGCTCATCGACGAGGTCGATCGGGCCGATCCGGAGTTCGAAGCCTTCCTCCTCGAACTGCTCGGTGAAAAGCAGGTCACGATCCCCGAGCTAGGCACCGTTCGCGCGAAGCACTCGCCCCTCGTGGTCCTCACGACCAACGGCACGCGCGACATGACCGATGCGCTCCGAAGGCGGTGCCTGCACGCGTTCGTCGACTACCCTACCCCGTCGCGCGAGGTCGCGATCCTCGAGCTGCGCGTTCCTGGTATCGGACGGGCCCTAGCCGAGAAGCTCGCCACCGTCGCGGCCGCGGTTCGAGCCATGGACCTGCGGAAGGCGCCGAGCATCTCCGAGTCCGTCGACTGGGCGCGCGCTCTCGTGTTGCTCGGCAAGAACGCGCTCGACGCCGACACGGCGCGCGAGACGCTTGGGCTCCTGCTCAAATACGAAGAGGACCGGGCCCGCGTCGAGGGGAAGCTCGACGCGCTCCTTTGA
- a CDS encoding N-acetylmuramoyl-L-alanine amidase: MNLRTRVFALASLTVTLVACSTSTDGPGSEEESDEGALSISDMTTGPGEAPGSVFIPSGPIAFQRGRPGLIRYIVIHDIEGPASAAINLFRRPTGESSSHYVVYAKGGVVQMVKERDIANHAFHSVMNAYAIGIEHDGYAKGVDRNGHAVPYSAALYDGSARRGGPREALPHPLDREHIIGHHQVPKTDEQSTPCATTQICGGRSGHTDPGPAWDWSGYMARVASAAREIGYTADQALSDRDFALETIQPLAKLDLRNADGSRPRLVGGFWATQCSAVDPRKADYLPDDP, encoded by the coding sequence ATGAACCTTCGGACTCGAGTCTTCGCGCTCGCTTCACTCACGGTGACCCTCGTGGCCTGTTCGACGAGCACCGACGGTCCGGGCTCGGAAGAGGAGTCCGACGAGGGTGCGCTGTCCATCTCCGACATGACCACGGGACCTGGCGAAGCGCCTGGCTCGGTGTTCATTCCTTCGGGCCCCATCGCCTTCCAGCGGGGACGCCCCGGCCTCATTCGCTACATCGTCATTCACGACATCGAGGGCCCGGCCTCCGCGGCGATCAACTTGTTTCGGAGGCCCACGGGGGAGTCGAGCTCGCACTACGTGGTGTACGCGAAGGGCGGCGTTGTGCAGATGGTGAAGGAGCGCGACATCGCCAACCACGCGTTTCACTCGGTCATGAACGCCTACGCGATCGGCATCGAGCACGACGGGTACGCCAAGGGCGTCGACCGGAACGGCCATGCCGTGCCGTATTCTGCCGCCCTCTACGACGGCAGCGCCAGACGTGGCGGACCTCGCGAAGCGTTACCGCATCCCCTCGACCGCGAGCACATCATCGGCCACCACCAAGTGCCCAAGACCGACGAGCAGTCGACGCCGTGCGCGACCACGCAGATCTGCGGTGGTCGCAGCGGTCACACGGATCCGGGCCCCGCATGGGACTGGAGCGGCTACATGGCGCGGGTCGCTTCCGCCGCGCGAGAGATCGGGTACACAGCCGATCAGGCGCTCTCGGACCGCGACTTCGCGCTGGAGACGATTCAGCCCTTGGCGAAGCTTGACCTTCGAAACGCTGATGGCTCTCGCCCCAGACTGGTGGGCGGCTTCTGGGCGACCCAATGCAGCGCGGTTGATCCGAGAAAGGCAGATTACCTTCCGGACGATCCTTGA